Below is a genomic region from Lepidochelys kempii isolate rLepKem1 chromosome 5, rLepKem1.hap2, whole genome shotgun sequence.
GGTTCCAGAGACCGTACAAGAACGGATGGTCTCCACCGCCAGTTCTTCTGTTCCAGCCAGGGCTTACCTTCCCCTTCTTGGCCTCACAGTGGCCTGCACATATGTTACCGCCTTTGTTCATCTTCACTTTCGTTGCCTACAACTGTGGCTCCAGAGGGCCTGTTCTCCCATGCACCATACCGTGGACTTCCTACTGacagttcccccccgcccccgcccagggTCTCTCCTCTCTCCAATGGCAGATGGACCCAGGTCAGGTCTGCACTGGGATACCATTCCTCCCGTCCTCTGCACATGCCTAAGTGTTTTGCTGGGTTGGGGCCTTGGTATTGCAAGTAAGAGGGCTAACATGATCTGATTAAGGGCAAGACTGGGAAGGACTGCTTAAAATGCAGCACCGAGGGCACAGAAGGGTGTGCACGGTGCCTGCTGAGCGGGTGTCACCAACATTCTCACAAAGCGGGCCGCGGACTGGGAGAGACACTCCATGCACAGGCTTGTGGAGAACTGACAGCTCAGAAAGCAGGAACTGCCTGGGAGGCCATGCCCAGCCACAAAAGTCTTTCCCTGGGGGCAAAGCTGGTTGTCTTTACATGCTCTACCCCGGAGATTGGAGATGCACCAGTGTCCTCTGAAAGTGAAGTTCACCCCTGTGCTGAAGGCCTATGGCCACTTATGTCCCACTTAAGACCTCAAACGAGAGCCCTCTGCCTGGGGCAATGCCTCCTTTGTGTTGGGCTTGCTGCCATTTGATGTGAGAGGCAGAAGGGCAAGTAGAAGGGACTGCTTagttccctccccacaccttaTTAAACAAGAGGGTCTCTACACACAACAGCATCAGCCGCTCTTAACTTCCTGTTTGAGGAGCACCAGTCGTGAAGAAGCACACTAATGTTCCTTTGCAGCAAGACGACAGGACATGAGCCCaggctcccccagctctgtgaCATGATAAGAAGAACAGCAGTACCAGACCCGTGGCCAGGCCAGATAAGCCATGTTGCGTGGGCGGGCTGTGTTTTTCTCTAACTACTCCTTTTGCAGTATGTAGCCTAACTCCTGAGGCCCTTACTGCACAGCTAAGCTGCTTTTTAGTTAAAACCCAGAACCCCAGCAacaaacagcaaagaaaaatggAGGGCTTAGAAAAGGACCATCCTTACTCGGAATCTTCCCAGCAGCCTCCACCAGCCAGAGAGGAACACACTGAGCCAGGTAACATTACCAAGTTAATGTCATGAGTGGTGGAACGGGAGCTTGTTATAGTCTAATGCGTCACTAGATTTCTTAGCAaaaaggagataaaattgcataCTAATAGCATACCAAAAAAGATTTAAATGATCAAAACTATGTATGTAAGCTACAGTAGATGCTTGGTATACAGAGTATGGAAGAAACAGATGATTGCCCTGCACAAAACAACAGTCAGGTTATTTTTCTCATTGTTGCAAAGGGGACAAGCATTTGGAAATGCTTCTCAGAGCGGTCAGAATCCTGTGCCATTACAAATACCCAGTAGGGCTATATAGAATTTTATGCCTCTTTGATCTGGACTTTACTGTGTGTATCAGTGTTCTTTTGTTAAAGAATATGGGCATTTTGCATCAGGTTTCTGTCCTGTGAGTGAGGTGGTTAATGCAAAGCACTGCCATTTGCTGTGAAACCCATCTAAGTTATTGCTTTTACCTGCACACAGGTCTTGGAATCAGGTGTGTAGTGAAACCTCTGCAGGGGGAGGGTTTGCAAGCATGCAGCTGAAATCAGAGATACCAGGGTATTTTAAGCAACAAGACAGTTTGCCATTCCAGTTTAAACAGGCCTCTCACAAGCAATAGGGGGACTTCATACACCAGACTTCAAATGCCAACATCTGGGGACTGTGGATAATAGAATGCATGCAAACCCTCGTCAGTCTGCTTCTCAGCCGTTCAGTCCTCTCTTAGAGCAACAAAAGATGGGCTGGAGGTCTTGGACTGATCAGTCAAAAACAACTTGCTTAGGCTGGTGTGTAAAGGTGGCACAGGTTTTATTACACTTAGCCTAGAATATTTTTCTCAGTTTGTTTCTCAGCAAGTTTTGACAGTCTCTTAGCTCGCAAAAGAAATAAGGGATTGATCTCGGTTACACATGCAAAGTATAACATGCATCACCAGCTAAATGCATCCTGGTTTAATAACCATCAGTGAATTCATCCCGTCAGCCCTGCGAGCGTCCTTCTACCATTCGACATGACCAGTCTTCTCAGCAAATCTCCTGCTGCTTTACTATTTGGCAGACAACAGGTTATCCGCTGATCACTGAAAGCCATGGCATGTCCCTAAAGTAATTCCTTTGGAGGGGCATTGTTATTAGGGATTGTCAATATGGCATTTTATACATTTAGAAGGGGATATTTCACAACGCTCATGTGCTGAGAATTAACGGCAGCCTCTGCCCTCGTATACGACGATCAGGCTACGGCACACACCCCTTACTACATATTGTCGTCTTTCTATTACACATTTTGAACCACATTGTGATCTCCCACCCCTTCCGTATCGTTTATTTGGATTGTGAGCTTCTCATGGatggggactgtctcttactgggTCTCTCTGGGGCCCAGCATGAGGAGGCATTCAGGCATTACTGTAGTAATGGTAATTCTGGACCCTGGTGCTCAGCTCAGGGTGGGATCCAAAGCACGTGAAAGCAGCATTCCCAGAGTTAATTTCCCATTATTCCCTCCTGTTCAGAGATACTGATCCAGAGAAGGTTATTCTTGGCTTAGCACACCAGCTGGGCAGTCAAGAGATGCTGGCTCTATTCCCAGAATAGTCAGATTCCTTGTGACcaagtcactttgcctcagtttctccatttggtGATAACAGCCCTTCTTGGTTCTCCCAGGGCTTGTTTGGGAAGCTTAATGCATTAATGTGCTTTGAGGCTGTTGGCTGGAAGGTGTAATTATTTAGAACAGTTGTCTGTCTTTAGTTTAGTGTGTATTCAGGAATGCTGTTGTGCAGGTCTGTTTGAAATTATGAAAGTCACAactcatttattcttttaaatgtaTATTGCATGCCTCATTCCTTACTCCTGACTTCACACCGTCCCTTGCTAGAGATGCATTTTTTCCTGCCTGCATGGCACATCTGCTGCTCTGAGTCTCAGCAAAGGAGTATGCTAGCAGCTCTGCCATGAGCCTTGTTTGTGTTGCACTCGCAGATGAGGCATagggagggagaaacaaggcATGTACATACGGACCAAGTTACCACAACTCGGTGACTCGGTGTTCCTAGTGGGCAGGTGTCCGTACCACAAGGATAACTTTGGGGCTGGGGGTTAGGAGATTGGGgtggaaatcctggccccagtgaagtcaataggagttttgccatggacagCAGGCGTTAGGGTTTCAGCCCTGAATTCTGTCCCCAGATCTACCACTGGCCAGCcatgtgacactgggcaagtcactgagccCAAAACCACTAGATCACAGGGGCAGTGAGGAGTAACTCATGAATGGGTGATGTGCCCGGCCCTGTGCCCACTGGAGCCTTTCACACAGGGTTTAACTGGGGTCTTGTGCTGGGCCCTGCACAGTGGGGAATTGTGTCCTCCTTTCTGCAAACAGCCTTCAGCCCATGGAGTCACTCTGGGTGCATCTACAGTGCAATCAGaccctgcagctggcccgtgccagctgactcaggctggctTGGGCTGCGGGCTGCTTCAtcgtggtgtagacattcaggttcaGGCTGCAGCCGGAGCTCTGAGACGTTCCcatcttgcagggtcctagaacccagaCTCCAGACCAAACCTAAACATCACAATGACATAGCCCCTTTGCtcgagccagctggcatgggccagccagtGCAGGTGTCTAAtcgcagtgcagacataccctgtgaCTGTCATTATTCCCTGCAGTGAGTGCTCAGCCCTGTCGGACAGAAATgttcctgttccctgactggctgAAACCCATTAGGCCTCAGTCCTGCCAGGTGCCAAGCACTCTGGCCCCGTGCCAACAAAGCCCAGGAACTCACTCCTGACtgagcctctccctgcccccatcagGACTGCTCGCCCACTGAGCATTCTGAGTGCGTTCCCGTACTGCCAGATCCGGGCCAGGGTGCATCGCCTCtcgcaggatctggcccttccaCAGGAGAGGAGCTGTGAGAAGAGCCACGTGTGAGCACCTACTGCAGATTGTCAGATAGGGATCCCTGGCTCCTCTcactagtagatctcaaagaactttgtAGAGGAGTTCAGCGTCATTACTGACAGGAagtaagaatggccacactgggtcagaccaaaggtccatctagcctaggatcctgttttccgacagtggccagtgccaggtgccccaaagggaatgaacagaacaggcaatcagctagtgatccatcctctgtcgtcTACTCCCAGCTTTGGcagccagaggctagggacacccagagcatgggattacatccctgaccacctggctaatagccaccgatggacctaccctccacgaacttctcattcttttttgaatgcagttcAAAGAGACTTCcccagggtcatccagcagccagttgcagagctgggattagaatgcaGGTCTGATGAGTCCCAGGCCACCAGTGTGTATCCACTAGGCCACAATGAATACTCCGTGTAGGTAAAACAGGGTAAACCTTGGGATTCATGAATACCTGGCAGTTCTCCAAGTACAGATGAGCAATACATACATGAGCCTTCAAATAGCAGCAAATTCAACTCAGAGGGAGGTAACGCCACATGTCCAGGCCCACTCAGAGCCAAGGGAGAGACTAACTAACAGACAAGGGAAGGGAGAGACTGAATGTCACCCTGCCAATCCAATGGGCTTTGGGTTAACAGCCTGCAGGCTTTCCAACTAGCTGCTATGCAATGATTTAATGGGAGACAATGTTCTGGATGCAGGACCCACTGCTGCCAGGTGGGAGCTATTGTCCAAGAAACTGGGCATGTCCAGTCCATCCCCAAAGCCCATCTGCTTTCATTAAGGTGTTATTTGCAGCATGAAGGATGTGATCACTTGCCCCTTATCTGTGGCCTCTAGTGCACTTCTGTCCCGGGTGTTATTTACATGATAGCTCGCTGTCTGGCTGAGGTGACTCCCTTCCACTAGGAGGCCCCACCCCAGGGTGCTCCCACTCGACTCACCTTGCTGTGTCCCTGTCATCGCCAGGAAGACTTATCACAGGTTAGTCTTCAGTCATGGCACCACATTTACACTTGGTCTGTTCTTGTAGGGGCCATCACACGCCGCCTGAGAGACCGAGAGCTGCTGAGGAAAAGGAAAGCGGAGGCACAGGAGAAAGATACTGTCCAGTGGGTTCTGGGGTAAATTATACTTACACCCTGGGGAAATTTTATCTTAGCGACAGGGAAGCACCCCTTGTATACAGGGAATGGCCACCTGCCACACTGTGACTTGGACTATGTGCTCACATAGGGGTGGGTGGCAGAAGAACCCCTTTGCACTGTTATGGGGAGTCCCCTCTGGCAGAGCGGGAAGTGGGCAGAGCCTGGGGTCTGatccagcacagctgagctggtgctgggtgagagagatgagcccccactgagagctgcagggcTGTAACTCTCCTCCAAGGGCTACTCGTGGGATGCCACCTACACACCACCCCGGCTCAGGGTGGGGCCCCGAAGGCCAAGTCGTCTAGCCCTGTCCCTTTGAACATGTGCAGTGGTAAGTGCAATGAACGCCGCTACGCACTACTGCCCAGGGGAGGAGCACAAGTAAAGAAAGGACCCACAGATCCAAATCTTCTGCTGGTCAAACATTCACACGCCCTGGTGAGCTCAGGGATCACTCACAGAGCACATGGGGGAAAGCCAACCCGCTGGCCAACGCAGCCATGTGGTTTTACCTAGGGTGCTGCACACAGTAGGGCTCCAGATCATGCCATACGCGCAAGGGGGCTATTCTGCAGCaggtggccaggctggtggacAGAAAGGAAAGGGTCTCGATACTAgccccaggctccctcctgcagacATCCTCCCACCACCCCCAGAGACAGCCCTagtcccctgccagcccccaggtAGGACTTGATACACATCAGCCTCCTCATCTACCTTCTAGCCCCCACTGACCCAGACACCCCAGCACCATCCCCACCTCCTCTGGTGCCCCAGACACCCTccagcctacccacccctccacctgccccagcctcagAGCTTCCAAGTGGTGTGCAGCTCCATGTCCCATCTCCCACCACTGCTCCAGGCAGAGTGTGTTGCCCGTAAGCTGGCACTTATTGTGATATGCAGATTGTGCATATGCAAAGTAGCTcattaaataatttgcataaatggtcAGACAAGGCACCAcacaaaacttggcagctgtGGGAGACCTTGGGCAGGAAGGAGGAATTGTGATTCGGGGTGGGTGAGAGTCACGCTTTCTCTCAGGGCTGCTCCTGCTCCTTTGCTCTGGACTGGGCCATCTAGCCCTATCTCCGGTGACCACACCATCACAGCTCACGGCACCTGCCCCTGTTTTCCCTTGCTGTggcccagcaagggcacccactgtaggctcccagcttcccagccatctttctccctcctgaccagactgcacagctccctgcctacactggGAGATCCTCAGCCGTCTGGCGGCCTATGCAGCCTGCTTGACTTTTCTCCTCAGAGATGGCAAACAGGGTAGTTGCCATAGTTAAGTTACTACACGGCTCtgcctaagcaagcacatttattcttaaggtgaaagcatgccagagaaaacaggaaaagaacctacacacatgccaGTGAGCTCACCAGAGATCACCTTGACTCCAgcaagtccttcaaaccccactgaAGGATTTTCCTGCAGTCAGAACTTCACcccagcttcagctcagaacaagccctCTCAGTCTTATGCTGTCTCAGTAGGCTAAATTCCTTCCAACTTTTCCCTAAGGACTGGGGGCCCCTTGGGACCAGAGATCTGGTCCGTTTACTGGTTCAGGAAGAAGGCCccgagtcagtttaaactcaggatATTTAACCTGAAGTCCTTTATTTGGCTgctggtccctggagaatccagctTGAACCAGTATGTGTAAGCCTCTCTCCAGTTGGTGGTACTGCTCTGGAGGTGTGATTTTGCCTACTCACCTCCCATGGTTAGTTCCTGGAGGGCtgtgattccccctcccccatggaattacagacaatccctggcccacatgGATACATAAATGCAATTCAATAagatttgtccaggatattgccctgtctcacacactctctctcagtTCACTTCTAAGatctgaacagctgttcccaaCATTCCATCATGGCTTCAGGCCCCGCTCAGAAGGGGCTAAGCCCTGGACCCACCTAGGCAGAGGCTTCAGGCAAGCCCCTGTGTCAGACTGCTGGCAAGACACTTGGCTTTAGGCGTGAGCCCCTATTACCCAGGCAAGCTCAGAATTCACCAGCTGTGTGCATCAATccatagggaaggctgtgccggCCATGGTGCGTTATTTTCCCAGGCAGTGATTTCTCACCCAGAATAGCaagtttgtctctgtaacctagAAGTGGGCAAAGGGGAGAGGCACTAAGGCCCAGGCCAGGTCTAGCGACAGACTTTGGCCAGCGCGGCTCTGTGAGGCCTGCGAGGGATGCAGCTGTGCCAGCCAAAGCCCCTAGTGCTGCCAGCTATAGCAGCAGAAGTGCACTTCTGGCAGTAGAGTTCGGGGTGCGTGGGCcaggggagaagaggagtggCTGGAATAAGCTGCACCAGCGCTGAGGGCTACTGGCCTAGCTGTGTCCACAGCAGGAGCTCTTTGCTCGCAGAGCACAGCAGTACAGCTACACCGACAAAGCGCTCTGCACAGGGGAACCCAccgcccagctcccactgacagtGCCTGGCAGCTGGGGGCTTCCCTCTCCTATGTGCCCGCGAGGGCTGTCCCCTGGTTCACGGCGCTGTGCGAGATGCTGTACTGTTCCGACAGAGAGCGGGGAAAGAGCAAAGGGCCAAAGAGGGGCCGAGGAGCTGGAAGAAGAAGAGGCCGACAGCAGGATACAGAGCCGGAGCCTCAGCCTGAAGTGCaagaggaggtggagaaggaacCCCCAGAGAAAGCACAGGGATCTCCAGGGCACCATGAGGAGGAGCCCACCTTATCTGTGGCTCAAGAGCTGTCTGTTGGGACTCAGCAGGAGGCCGTGGAGGGCCCCCCAGCCGAGGATACTCTGCATCCAGTAGGTAAGTGGTTAGAGACCCTCTGGGATCagagattatcagggttggaagggacctgaggaggtcatttagtccaaccccctgctcaaagcaggtccaatccctaatttttgccccagatccctaaatggccccctcaaggattgaactcacaaccctggggctagcaggccaatgctcaaaccactgagctctccctcccccttcagaTCAGAGCATGTTTCCAGAGAACTCGCCCCTAGGTGCATCCTTTGGGAGCAGAGGAACTGTCCAGCCAGGCAATGGAGCAGTGACTCAGCAGCATCGGGTCTTTGCCTCTGGCTAGCTGCAGAGCCTCTTCCCTGCTCAAGCCTGCATTTGTACACAGCAGTGACAAAGCTGCAGCAAGCTCCTGGCATCCCGCTTGCTGAGCCAGTCTGTTCCAAATGGCAGCCCCTGGGAAGGCCCTGCTTCCCTGGCCACAAGGCGGGAGTGGAGCTGATGGCTCTGTCTAGGCCTTTGGGGAATTTCCCCACCCTTCAGGTCTCCCCAACAGGGATGTCCCAGACAGTCAGTGcagagccgagccgagccggggaCTGGGCAACAAGAAGGGGATCCCGCCAAGTCCAGTCCCAAGAGGAACCCATTCATCACCAGTGCAGTCTGGAAATGGCAGGTGTGGAGactctggggcccagggcttcTCCCCATAGGTGCCCCGTGGGACAGCTACAGAGATGACAGTGTCCCTGTATTACCTGGGCCCCTTCCTGGCTCACAAGGAACTCACTGGGACTTAGGGCTGTTGATATCAGGCCCTTCATATTTATTCCACAGGGGGCTATCTGGAGATTTGAGCTGAAATTCCTAAAACTGGCTATGGGATTTGGGTGCCCATTTCCCATTGACATTGATAGAAACTGAACATCCACCTCCCCTAGGGGCTTTGAAACCATCCCCTTAGGGCCAGCGTGTCAGAGGTGCTGGGTGCCTGCTACGCCCATCAACTTCCATTGGAGCCCAGAAGCCCTGAGTGCCCAATCCTGCATCAAGATCCCATGTGCCTTCACAGGCCCCCACTGACCTCCCAGGTCTCTGTGCAGGGGCAGGAGTCCCccccatgcagagctcattgcaggctGGGCCCATGCATGTAACCCTTCTATACAAAGGAGATGTCTATGTACCCAGAGGCCAGCATCTTATCTGCCACTGCTATGCAGGGTCACCCACCCACACATTTAAATATCTTGAGTCAGACCCCCCAAATCAGTGCACATAGAAACAAAAAGGTGTCATGGGATTCACCCACCCTTGGAGCACCTCCACCAggttgctctgggaattagctagTTCCAGATCTGATACTCCCTCCTGTTGGTTCCTTGGCCCATGGTCTCCCTCTTTCTCTGGCACACAGGATGCTGCTTCTTCAGGACTCAGTCCTCCGGTCAGGTCACTATAGtcccccccttccagggtaacaaaagatcTCCCAACAGCAGTCCTAGGGAGTCTGAGCTCCACTGCCTGGTCCATGCCACTTCCCTAGTAGCTGGCAGGAGAACCTGGGTCCACCCACTTCTCCAGGTTCCCGCCCAGGGTAACTATACCTGCAACTGTGGTCTGCCTTCCCTCAGACCCTGTTGCTCTTTTCCTGGACACCTTCCTACTTCTGATCTTGACCTTCTGGTTCCCCCAATTTCTGGGTTTGCCAGTCCAAACCCCCTCCTCCCAGGCAGTAACTGTAGACTAAACACCATAGCCCCAAACACATATCCCCTCTCCCAGAACAGGACTACAGACtactttccccacagccccctttctgctgccaacttcctggctttattaacctggcccagctcctcccccagcaggACTTCATCAGCAATTAGGCTTTAGCAGTCCCTGGCTTTCCTCCAGAAGCAACTTAATTGGCCTAATTTACCCCTTCAGGCTTTGTGTGTGGAGGACACCCCCTCACAAAGGGATAggaactttctttctttctttctttctttctttctttctttctttctttctttctttctttctttctttctttctttctttcttaataaaagctgagattctcaagtGATCACATGAGTCCAGCAGCTGGGGAGTTAAGGAAAATACTGTGACACTCAACATGGAAATGGCTTTGCTCTTTCTCTTTTACAGAGCATGGGGAAGTGCCAAAGTCA
It encodes:
- the HEMGN gene encoding hemogen isoform X2, which gives rise to MEGLEKDHPYSESSQQPPPAREEHTEPGAITRRLRDRELLRKRKAEAQEKDTVQERGKSKGPKRGRGAGRRRGRQQDTEPEPQPEVQEEVEKEPPEKAQGSPGHHEEEPTLSVAQELSVGTQQEAVEGPPAEDTLHPVEHGEVPKSEEAGISEALNIPLENDHTDNGYYPSVLF
- the HEMGN gene encoding hemogen isoform X1; amino-acid sequence: MEGLEKDHPYSESSQQPPPAREEHTEPGAITRRLRDRELLRKRKAEAQEKDTVQWVLGERGKSKGPKRGRGAGRRRGRQQDTEPEPQPEVQEEVEKEPPEKAQGSPGHHEEEPTLSVAQELSVGTQQEAVEGPPAEDTLHPVEHGEVPKSEEAGISEALNIPLENDHTDNGYYPSVLF